In Halobacterium noricense, the genomic stretch CCACGGCAGCGACGGTGACGGACTTTCGAAGCGCGCCGGACCCCAGCACCTTGCCGGGGACGACGACGGTCTCGTCCTCGTTCGCGTAACGTTCGATACGACTCAGGTTCACCTCGGCGTGCGTGCGGCGCGGCTTCTCCAGCCGGCCAGCGACGTCGTGCCAGACGTCCGTGCCCGAATCTCGGGCGACGGACTTCAGTTCGGCGATGAGACTGCTGAGTCTCGGACTTGTCTTACTCATGCTCGTACTCCTGGAAAGTTGTGAGAAGTCGAGTGCAGGGAGCAGGATTTGAACCTGCGAACCCCTACAGGACAGCGCCCTGAACGCTGCGCCTTTGACCTAACTTGGCTATCCCTGCACGGCCGCGATGGCGCTTCGCTTCTCCGTAGCTCCCGACCCTTCTTACCGATTTCGATTGCCGGGCCCGAGGCTCCCGGGGCAGGAGTGGGCGTCGGCGCGGTAGTGTGGGTCGGAGCAATCATGTTATGTTATAGTTGGACTGCCTGTTCGAGTTCGTCCGCGCGGTCGACCAGGGAGTCGACTGCTCGGAGAACTAGCTCTGTCACGGGCATCGAGCCGTCGGATTCGACGTGGAAGACGAACGCGCCGGGGACGTCCTCGACTTCGAGCTCCTTGCCGGGATACCGGTTCGTGAGGTCGTTGTCGAAGTCGTCCGTCGGCACGAGCTCGCCGTCCTCCTCGATGACGCCCCGGAGCATCCGGGGTTCCTCCTCGGCGTACTCGTCGGCGTCGCCGACGACGTTCACGCGCTGGAGGTGTCGGTAACCGACCGCGACGCCGCCTTGGTGTTTGGCGTGGTCGCGGCCGTAGCCGAGTTCCGCGTCGGCTTCGAGTTCGAGGCGCTGGTCGTCTTTGAGCTCGATGATGGGGATGTTCTCGTCGGCGGCCGCCACTTCGGGGTCCTGACAGACCAGGTCCCCGGA encodes the following:
- a CDS encoding DNA-directed RNA polymerase subunit D, producing the protein MSTDFDVEFIDRDDREARFVVRNITPAFANGIRRAIIADVPTLSIDTVRFVENSSVMFDEQLALRLGLVPLTTPEDFAEGDTVTLALDVEGPGTAYSGDLVCQDPEVAAADENIPIIELKDDQRLELEADAELGYGRDHAKHQGGVAVGYRHLQRVNVVGDADEYAEEEPRMLRGVIEEDGELVPTDDFDNDLTNRYPGKELEVEDVPGAFVFHVESDGSMPVTELVLRAVDSLVDRADELEQAVQL
- a CDS encoding 50S ribosomal protein L18e codes for the protein MSKTSPRLSSLIAELKSVARDSGTDVWHDVAGRLEKPRRTHAEVNLSRIERYANEDETVVVPGKVLGSGALRKSVTVAAVDFSGSAKTKIEHADGEAVHLEQAVEQNPEGSDVRVIR